From the genome of Pukyongia salina, one region includes:
- a CDS encoding toll/interleukin-1 receptor domain-containing protein — protein MSDKTIFFSYSRDNSDFVLNLAKELREAGAKVWLDQLDIKPGTRWDKSIETALKESSTLLVVLSKSSVASHNVMDEVSYALEEGKTVVPVLLEDCEIPFRLRRLQFADFTTSHKTGKETLSKALHLGDEVKSKLVSESGTSSQEPVAAKPDPVTTSTTAQSSPPPQEAPATVAAKATASANSSGSKKGIIYAVIAVIAVVAIWGIYSITSSGEGHNDMMAQCKADWEELETDLATDTESFNELAALRRHIELYAPCPHENEAMDRISFLKAMGGDAGDVATTDIEENGNENQASSTNSSAASTNAQGTPGTTNNMGNTNNTEPEETPEEVIEEAIASDAVNGNNVQKVTYNGGMFMQKTPKIWLEVNENGERIFKVTKRDQDAVYLREGDVRLRLDVTNFVVYYTDANTAEFQLYVIDEISKDI, from the coding sequence ATGTCTGACAAAACGATTTTTTTCAGTTACTCCCGGGATAACTCGGATTTTGTCCTAAATCTGGCCAAGGAATTGCGCGAAGCTGGCGCAAAGGTTTGGTTGGATCAATTGGATATCAAACCCGGTACTCGCTGGGATAAATCTATTGAAACTGCCTTAAAGGAATCCTCCACCTTATTAGTGGTGTTATCGAAATCATCGGTGGCATCGCATAATGTGATGGATGAGGTTTCCTATGCACTCGAAGAAGGAAAAACTGTAGTACCCGTATTACTTGAAGATTGCGAGATACCCTTCAGACTGAGACGCCTGCAATTTGCAGATTTCACTACTTCCCATAAAACGGGTAAAGAAACCCTATCCAAAGCCTTACACCTGGGCGACGAGGTGAAATCGAAATTGGTGAGTGAATCCGGCACTTCTTCACAGGAACCTGTTGCCGCCAAACCAGATCCGGTAACCACAAGTACTACTGCACAAAGTTCCCCGCCTCCGCAAGAAGCCCCGGCAACAGTTGCTGCCAAAGCGACGGCAAGTGCAAACTCTTCCGGCTCTAAAAAAGGAATTATTTATGCAGTGATCGCCGTAATAGCCGTGGTTGCAATCTGGGGAATTTACAGTATCACTTCCTCTGGTGAAGGCCATAACGATATGATGGCTCAATGTAAAGCAGACTGGGAAGAACTGGAAACAGATCTGGCTACCGATACAGAATCATTCAATGAGTTGGCCGCCTTACGCAGGCATATCGAATTGTATGCACCCTGTCCTCACGAGAATGAGGCTATGGACAGGATCTCTTTTTTAAAGGCCATGGGAGGTGATGCCGGGGATGTAGCCACAACCGATATTGAAGAGAATGGAAATGAAAACCAGGCGAGCAGTACAAATAGTTCCGCTGCATCGACCAATGCGCAAGGAACACCCGGTACCACTAATAATATGGGTAATACAAATAATACTGAACCTGAGGAAACACCCGAAGAAGTTATTGAAGAAGCTATTGCCAGTGATGCCGTGAATGGCAACAATGTGCAGAAGGTAACTTATAACGGCGGGATGTTTATGCAGAAAACTCCAAAGATATGGTTGGAAGTTAATGAGAATGGAGAGCGCATCTTTAAAGTAACCAAGCGGGATCAAGATGCGGTTTATTTAAGAGAAGGGGATGTTAGGCTCAGGCTGGATGTTACCAATTTTGTAGTGTATTACACCGATGCTAATACAGCGGAATTTCAGCTGTATGTCATCGACGAGATCTCAAAAGATATATAG
- a CDS encoding caspase family protein, protein MSELSNAFALIIGVGNDLPASAEDARAIYDILVNKELAGYKKENIRLLVEEEATNNNIVKALDALVEQTDEESSVFMYYSGHGGTYTDNDIIELEQGGVGLKPEEENRSHYYLVPNNFDPKNFRETWVLASDLKDKLRSLKSRRLILFLDCCHAEGMTKAGPEIQSKSLKDRIRNPEGLVHRIDDGRGISIVSSCRADELSWILGDEPNSLFTTCLLEVLKGEHKEVYQEPYIRMTEVVQYVMKRVPERKPVQRPFVNLQLYDDFILSSVPHVRRNKVQSSEVVEGGTNKSSQEEEVVTTFRESGAANLVLFVHGFSGEAAATFGEIPQLLMQNSDMDGWDLMPLGYTQHVKPEMGKTVWASENDILRIADYLRSVIEYKFNSYQRIALIGHSLGGLVVQKALVDLDPAQLKRISHVMCFATPSDGISAEALKKLCNANNSALQKNGNFIQTVRKDWNVKYETSPPFSFAAIAATNDEFVPVNSSLEPFDDAFRITLDGSHFSIVDQTNRENDTYQLILQSLTGNTFHSMYTNKEEINIALGKYDAVIKELLPQCESLNLKGLRNLIFALEGMDRTEEALEILEAHPLAKENSDLMGILGGRFKRKYLQTLSQADGQKAIEYYTKGLELAEAKANAGQIYYLSINLAFLSLLCDEDHQAMREYAEQALEATLKDAFDNLWKIATMAEGNLYLGQLEESKQLYKKAAEMAGVREKISIHTNAYAAYTSLMHTENPDDEFINFLKINFLS, encoded by the coding sequence ATGAGCGAATTATCCAATGCTTTTGCTTTGATCATAGGAGTGGGAAATGACCTGCCGGCCAGTGCCGAAGACGCCAGGGCGATCTATGATATCCTTGTAAACAAAGAATTGGCAGGTTATAAAAAGGAAAACATACGTCTATTGGTGGAGGAGGAGGCGACCAATAATAATATCGTAAAGGCATTGGACGCACTTGTGGAGCAGACAGATGAAGAATCTTCAGTTTTTATGTATTATTCGGGACATGGGGGAACTTATACAGATAATGATATCATCGAGCTGGAGCAGGGCGGTGTGGGCTTAAAGCCTGAAGAAGAGAACAGGTCGCACTATTACCTGGTGCCCAATAATTTCGATCCAAAAAATTTCAGGGAAACCTGGGTTCTTGCTTCCGATTTGAAGGATAAACTAAGGAGTTTAAAGAGTCGAAGACTTATTTTGTTCCTAGATTGCTGTCATGCCGAAGGGATGACCAAAGCCGGCCCCGAGATCCAATCTAAGAGTTTAAAGGACCGTATTCGAAATCCTGAAGGACTGGTGCATAGAATAGACGACGGTCGTGGCATTTCCATAGTTTCATCCTGCAGGGCCGATGAGCTATCCTGGATCCTGGGTGACGAACCCAACAGTTTGTTCACCACCTGCCTGCTGGAAGTACTAAAAGGGGAGCATAAAGAGGTTTACCAGGAACCCTATATCCGGATGACCGAAGTAGTACAATACGTTATGAAACGTGTCCCCGAACGAAAACCCGTACAGCGTCCGTTTGTAAATCTGCAGTTATACGACGACTTCATATTGAGTAGCGTACCTCACGTGCGCAGGAACAAAGTGCAAAGTAGTGAGGTGGTTGAAGGCGGTACCAATAAATCCTCCCAGGAAGAGGAAGTAGTAACTACATTCAGAGAATCCGGGGCCGCTAACCTGGTGCTGTTTGTCCATGGATTTTCCGGTGAAGCGGCAGCAACTTTTGGTGAGATCCCACAGCTACTAATGCAGAACAGTGATATGGATGGCTGGGACCTGATGCCGCTGGGATATACACAGCATGTTAAACCTGAAATGGGTAAAACTGTTTGGGCTTCAGAAAATGATATCCTTAGAATTGCAGATTACCTTCGTTCCGTTATCGAATACAAGTTCAATTCGTACCAACGGATCGCCCTTATTGGCCACAGCCTTGGCGGACTAGTGGTTCAGAAGGCACTGGTGGATCTGGATCCGGCCCAGTTAAAGAGAATAAGCCATGTAATGTGTTTTGCAACGCCAAGTGATGGTATTTCGGCAGAGGCCTTAAAAAAATTGTGTAATGCAAATAATTCCGCCTTGCAGAAAAACGGAAATTTCATACAGACAGTGCGAAAAGACTGGAACGTGAAATACGAAACATCTCCGCCCTTCAGCTTTGCTGCAATAGCTGCCACCAACGACGAATTTGTGCCGGTAAACTCAAGTTTAGAGCCTTTCGATGATGCCTTTCGTATCACCCTTGATGGTAGTCACTTTTCAATAGTAGATCAAACCAATAGGGAGAACGACACCTACCAATTGATCCTGCAGTCGTTAACCGGAAATACCTTCCACAGCATGTATACCAACAAGGAGGAGATCAATATTGCTCTGGGGAAATACGATGCTGTGATCAAGGAATTACTACCACAATGTGAATCCCTGAATCTTAAAGGCCTTCGAAACCTGATCTTCGCTTTAGAAGGCATGGATCGTACCGAAGAAGCCCTCGAAATTCTGGAAGCACATCCGTTGGCGAAGGAGAACTCTGATCTAATGGGAATACTGGGCGGCCGGTTTAAACGTAAATATCTGCAAACCCTATCACAGGCTGACGGACAAAAAGCCATAGAATATTACACAAAAGGGTTAGAACTGGCCGAGGCGAAAGCCAATGCCGGACAAATATATTATCTCAGCATCAATTTGGCATTCTTAAGTCTGTTGTGTGATGAAGATCATCAGGCGATGCGTGAATATGCAGAACAGGCCCTCGAAGCCACCCTAAAAGATGCTTTCGACAACCTCTGGAAGATCGCAACTATGGCCGAAGGCAACCTATATCTTGGACAATTAGAAGAGTCGAAGCAATTATATAAAAAGGCTGCTGAAATGGCGGGCGTACGGGAAAAGATCTCTATACATACTAATGCCTATGCCGCCTATACCAGTTTAATGCATACCGAAAATCCGGATGATGAATTTATAAATTTCCTGAAAATCAATTTTTTATCGTAA
- a CDS encoding SMP-30/gluconolactonase/LRE family protein: MRHFSILVILAITFSCADNPASEKNITDTKSLRTDVQLEFKTRALLGEGAIWNYKTQELYWVDILGKRLNVYNPKNKSNRIFPVPYRIGTVVPQTDTTAVIGLDNGIYILNTGHGGIRQISNVEEEILTNRFNDGKCDPNGNLWIGSMHLEETEAAASLYKVAPNGETTKMLDNITISNGIVWSGDGRTMYYIDTPTSQIKAFDFNLKNSTISNERVVVEVDPADGYPDGMAIDAEDVLWVGLWNGNAVARYNPNTGKMLDKIEVPAHNVTACAFGGENLDILYITTALIDMSEDEVAQYPLAGSIFSVKPGVKGVESDFFGISNK; the protein is encoded by the coding sequence ATGCGGCATTTTTCTATTTTAGTGATCCTTGCGATTACTTTCAGCTGCGCTGATAACCCCGCTTCAGAAAAAAATATAACAGATACAAAATCTTTAAGAACCGATGTCCAACTGGAGTTTAAAACCCGAGCTCTGCTTGGGGAAGGAGCTATTTGGAATTATAAGACCCAGGAACTTTATTGGGTGGATATCCTGGGAAAAAGGCTTAACGTTTACAATCCGAAGAACAAATCGAACCGTATCTTTCCTGTGCCCTATCGTATTGGGACAGTGGTCCCGCAAACAGATACCACAGCAGTGATTGGCCTGGACAACGGTATTTATATCTTGAACACCGGTCACGGTGGTATAAGGCAGATCTCGAATGTGGAAGAAGAAATTCTTACCAACAGATTTAATGATGGAAAATGTGATCCCAACGGGAATTTATGGATAGGCTCCATGCACCTTGAAGAAACCGAAGCGGCCGCTAGTCTCTACAAGGTTGCTCCTAATGGGGAAACCACAAAAATGCTCGATAATATTACTATCTCCAACGGGATCGTATGGTCTGGCGATGGCCGCACTATGTACTATATAGATACCCCTACATCTCAAATAAAGGCATTCGATTTCAACCTGAAAAACTCAACAATAAGTAATGAACGTGTTGTAGTAGAGGTGGATCCTGCAGATGGCTATCCGGACGGAATGGCGATCGATGCAGAAGATGTGCTTTGGGTAGGATTATGGAATGGTAATGCCGTAGCTCGATATAATCCTAATACAGGAAAAATGCTCGATAAGATAGAAGTGCCGGCGCATAACGTAACCGCCTGTGCCTTTGGCGGTGAAAACCTGGATATTCTTTACATTACAACGGCACTAATAGATATGAGTGAGGATGAAGTGGCTCAATACCCGTTGGCTGGTTCGATTTTTAGTGTTAAACCCGGGGTTAAGGGTGTGGAAAGTGATTTCTTCGGAATTTCAAACAAATAA
- a CDS encoding multidrug effflux MFS transporter, whose protein sequence is MSKPKSSQIEFIALMAALMSVVALAIDALLPALDIIGLAIGTSRLIDNQLLITMIFLGLGIGPLFFGPLSDSLGRKPVVYLGFIIFIIASFLCVYATSLEVMIAGRILQGIGLSSPRTIAIAIIRDKYSGDYMARIMSFVTVVFLLVPIVAPALGKLVLDLHNWQGIFYIQIFISLLVAYWFWKRQAETLSPDNRIRFTPAIISEGFKEVLKHKKTMGYTLISGFVVGSFLVYLSSSQQIFQQQYGLKEEFPYIFAGLAIAIGSAIFLNGSFVLRYGMKRLVSLSLIGYFATSLLYVIFFFGSDNPSIYVLLFFFGIQFFCVGFLFGNLRALAMEPVGHIAGIGAAITGFIATMMAVPISTWIGRYVADTALPLFIGFLICSLISLLILLSLRKR, encoded by the coding sequence ATGTCTAAGCCAAAATCTTCGCAGATAGAGTTTATTGCTTTAATGGCGGCCCTCATGTCTGTTGTGGCCCTGGCCATAGACGCCCTTTTGCCAGCCCTCGATATTATTGGTCTTGCCATTGGAACGAGCCGACTCATTGATAACCAGTTGCTTATCACAATGATATTTCTTGGCCTTGGAATTGGGCCGCTTTTCTTTGGCCCTCTGTCCGATAGTTTGGGTAGAAAACCTGTAGTCTATTTAGGATTTATAATATTTATCATCGCAAGTTTTCTTTGTGTATACGCCACCTCCCTGGAGGTGATGATCGCGGGAAGGATTCTCCAGGGGATCGGTCTCTCATCTCCTCGTACCATCGCCATTGCCATAATTCGGGATAAATATTCGGGCGATTATATGGCGCGAATCATGTCGTTTGTGACAGTTGTGTTTCTCCTTGTACCCATAGTCGCACCGGCATTGGGTAAGCTTGTACTAGATCTTCATAACTGGCAGGGCATTTTTTACATTCAGATCTTCATCAGTTTGCTGGTAGCCTACTGGTTTTGGAAAAGACAGGCAGAAACGCTCTCACCAGATAACCGCATCCGCTTTACACCGGCAATCATTTCCGAAGGATTTAAAGAAGTACTTAAACATAAAAAAACCATGGGTTACACCCTAATCTCTGGGTTTGTGGTAGGCTCCTTCCTGGTGTACCTTAGTAGTTCGCAGCAGATCTTCCAGCAGCAATACGGACTTAAAGAGGAATTCCCCTACATTTTCGCCGGCCTGGCTATAGCCATAGGATCGGCTATTTTTCTAAATGGAAGTTTTGTACTACGCTACGGGATGAAAAGACTCGTTTCCCTGTCATTAATTGGATATTTTGCCACTTCCCTACTCTATGTGATCTTTTTCTTCGGAAGTGATAATCCCAGTATTTATGTTCTGCTGTTTTTCTTCGGAATTCAATTCTTTTGTGTAGGCTTCCTCTTCGGAAATCTTCGTGCCCTGGCCATGGAGCCTGTGGGGCATATAGCCGGTATAGGTGCAGCCATTACCGGATTTATCGCTACTATGATGGCAGTACCCATCAGCACCTGGATAGGGCGTTACGTAGCAGATACGGCCTTACCCCTGTTTATTGGCTTCCTAATTTGTTCCCTAATCTCCTTGCTTATTTTACTTTCGCTTCGGAAACGATAA
- a CDS encoding PGDYG domain-containing protein, which translates to MKKPIPIQCAQIDDVFEVETMEGTLRGKKGDWLMVGVNGEVYPCDREIFEKTYQIIS; encoded by the coding sequence ATGAAAAAACCTATCCCTATCCAATGCGCTCAGATAGATGACGTGTTCGAGGTGGAAACCATGGAAGGGACCCTGCGCGGCAAGAAAGGCGATTGGCTGATGGTAGGGGTGAATGGCGAAGTATACCCCTGTGATCGAGAGATCTTTGAAAAAACATATCAAATTATATCGTAG
- a CDS encoding YceI family protein → MRRLLLAYFTLLCVLPSLHAQSISIIELEAEIQFLFVDDDVDGTLSNFKFSGAINLDDLANSDFSGSVAMETLDTDNWFRDRHLRSKKYFNNKVYPLLTFKSTSVSGTGSEFLIRGNLTIKGISRPVTFNFRKLPGKLQGTTQINTSQYDIMIHDDTSRNLVEVTITLPYTTL, encoded by the coding sequence ATGAGAAGACTCCTTTTAGCTTACTTCACCCTTTTATGTGTGTTGCCATCGTTACATGCACAGTCTATTTCCATCATCGAATTGGAAGCGGAGATACAGTTCCTATTTGTAGATGATGACGTAGATGGCACCCTGTCCAATTTCAAGTTCAGTGGCGCTATCAACCTTGATGATCTGGCAAATTCCGATTTCTCAGGTTCTGTAGCTATGGAAACTCTCGACACCGATAATTGGTTCAGAGACAGGCATCTTCGGTCTAAAAAATACTTCAATAACAAGGTTTACCCCCTGCTTACATTTAAAAGTACGTCGGTTTCCGGAACTGGTTCCGAGTTTTTAATTCGCGGGAACCTCACCATAAAAGGAATCTCCAGACCGGTTACATTTAACTTTCGAAAACTGCCCGGGAAATTACAAGGGACTACCCAGATCAACACTTCTCAGTACGACATAATGATTCATGACGATACAAGCAGGAATCTGGTAGAAGTTACTATTACACTTCCCTACACTACGCTCTAA